From a single Bufo bufo chromosome 9, aBufBuf1.1, whole genome shotgun sequence genomic region:
- the LOC120979368 gene encoding olfactory receptor 5V1-like: MKNQTTISSVLLMSLSENQKTIYVLFIVFLLIYLMTFLTNCLIILLVVTCANLHTPMYFFLGNLAFLDISYSSVTAPRVLFDLTTQHWSISFSDCIVQMFFVLYFAGSEVFLLSSMSYDRYVAICRPLHYSQVMSWGTCTQMVSLVWSTAFFASMIDILCLRRLTFCGPNFIQNFFCDLPHLLQISCTDITINVIILIVVGVLFGSVAFVATFYPYVRIFSTVFKIRSNDGKRKAFSTCTSHLTVVFIYYASVTFIYFVPNTSNFFSMNQVVTVIYTLITPLLNPLIYSLRSKDLKVALRRTLHIDLLILDNGTRRRT, encoded by the coding sequence ATGAAGAACCAAACAACGATCTCCAGCGTTCTTCTCATGAGTCTATCTGAAAATCAGAAGACCATCTATGTTCTCTTCATCGTCTTTCTTCTCATCTATCTGATGACCTTCTTGACCAACTGTCTGATCATCCTACTAGTTGTTACTTGTGCTAATCTTCACACACCCATGTATTTCTTTCTTGGAAACTTAGCATTCTTGGACATATCCTACTCATCGGTCACTGCTCCAAGGGTGCTCTTCGATCTTACCACCCAACATTGGTCCATCTCCTTCTCAGACTGCATTGTACAAATGTTCTTTGTGTTGTATTTTGCAGGCTCAGAGGTTTTCTTGTTATCCTCCATGTCCTATGACCGGTATGTAGCCATCTGCCGCCCTCTCCATTACTCTCAGGTCATGTCTTGGGGCACCTGTACTCAGATGGTGTCTTTAGTATGGTCGACTGCTTTCTTTGCTTCCATGATTGATATTTTATGCTTAAGAAGGTTGACATTCTGTGGTCCCAACTTCATCCAGAATTTCTTTTGTGATCTGCCCCATTTGCTCCAGATTTCTTGTACTGATATTACCATCAATGTTATAATATTAATAGTTGTTGGGGTTCTTTTCGGCTCCGTAGCCTTTGTTGCCACATTTTACCCATATGTCAGAATTTTTAGCACAGTCTTTAAAATTCGCTCCAATGATGGAAAACGTAAAGCTTTCTCCACCTGTACGTCTCATCTGACTGTGGTTTTCATATATTATGCGTCAGTAACTTTTATCTACTTTGTACCTAACAcaagtaattttttttcaatgaaccaagtagtcactgtgatatatactcTAATCACCCCCTTACTCAACCCCTTAATCTACAGCCTCAGGAGTAAAGACCTGAAGGTCGCACTGAGGAGAACTTTACATATAGACCTGCTGATCCTAGACAATGGTACAAGACGACGTACATGA
- the LOC120979367 gene encoding olfactory receptor 5V1-like, whose amino-acid sequence MKNQTTISSVLLMSLSENQKTIYVLFIVFLLIYLMTFLTNCLIILLVVTCANLHTPMYFFLGNLAFLDMSYSSVTAPRVLFDLTTQHWSISFSDCIAQMFFVMYFAGSEAFLLSSMSYDRYVAICRPLHYSQVMSWGTCTQMVSLVWSSAFFAPIIYTLCLRRLTFCGPNFIHNFFCDLPHLLQISCTDITINVIILIVVGVLFGSVAFVATFYPYVRIFSTVFKIHTNDGKRKAFSTCTSHLTVVFIFYASVTFIYFVPNTSNFFSMNRAVTVIYSLITPLLNPLIYSLRSKDLKVALRRTLHIDLLIPDNGT is encoded by the coding sequence ATGAAGAACCAAACAACGATCTCCAGCGTTCTTCTCATGAGTCTATCTGAAAATCAGAAGACCATCTATGTCCTCTTCATCGTCTTTCTTCTCATCTATCTGATGACCTTCTTGACCAACTGTCTGATCATCCTACTAGTTGTTACTTGTGCTAATCTTCACACACCCATGTATTTCTTTCTTGGAAACTTAGCATTCTTGGACATGTCCTACTCATCGGTCACTGCTCCAAGGGTGCTCTTCGATCTTACCACCCAACATTGGTCCATCTCCTTCTCAGACTGCATTGCACAAATGTTCTTTGTGATGTATTTTGCAGGCTCAGAGGCTTTCTTGTTATCCTCTATGTCCTATGACCGGTATGTAGCCATCTGCCGCCCTCTCCATTACTCTCAGGTCATGTCTTGGGGCACCTGTACTCAGATGGTGTCTTTAGTATGGTCGTCTGCTTTCTTCGCCCCCATCATTTATACTTTATGCTTAAGAAGGTTGACGTTCTGTGGTCCCAACTTCATCCACAATTTCTTTTGTGATCTGCCCCATTTGCTCCAGATTTCTTGTACTGATATTACCATCAATGTTATAATCTTAATAGTTGTTGGGGTTCTTTTCGGCTCCGTAGCCTTTGTTGCCACATTTTACCCGTATGTCAGAATTTTTAGCACAGTCTTTAAAATTCACACCAATGATGGAAAACGTAAAGCTTTCTCCACCTGTACGTCTCATCTGACTGTGGTTTTCATATTTTATGCGTCAGTAACTTTTATCTACTTTGTACCTAACAcaagtaattttttttcaatgaaccgaGCAGTCACTGTGATATATTCACTAATCACCCCCTTACTCAACCCCTTAATTTACAGCCTCAGGAGTAAAGACCTGAAGGTCGCACTGAGGAGAACTTTACATATAGACCTGCTGATCCCAGACAATGGTACATGA